The proteins below are encoded in one region of Peribacillus muralis:
- a CDS encoding glycosyl-4,4'-diaponeurosporenoate acyltransferase CrtO family protein produces MERLHTGWIKIIKRSFEKKGLQGTDTSSFTTFILESKRAKLTHWLSILPAGFFFLWSLCYPFFQSISFKHIIVPACNTWWQGGN; encoded by the coding sequence ATGGAAAGATTACATACCGGATGGATCAAAATAATCAAACGCAGTTTTGAAAAGAAAGGGCTTCAAGGAACGGATACAAGCTCTTTTACGACATTCATATTGGAATCAAAACGCGCAAAATTAACTCACTGGCTTTCGATCCTTCCAGCGGGTTTCTTTTTCCTATGGAGTCTATGCTATCCTTTTTTCCAATCAATATCGTTCAAACATATAATTGTGCCCGCTTGCAACACTTGGTGGCAAGGAGGAAATTAA
- a CDS encoding endolytic transglycosylase MltG — translation MTSKSMRSFAGGLIVAAGLCGAVYFFGPGEATGTSEKISDDDMKASLTSKGYVIHSEKEWEDQIAEAESIKEQMDAAKEKEAEKEPTEKIVYRTVLQVSKGSTSIDVGKNLQKAKVIKNANAFSDEVEKKGKANGLRPGTYEVDSKMSTEKIISIIFK, via the coding sequence ATGACATCTAAATCAATGCGCAGCTTTGCAGGCGGTCTCATTGTGGCTGCCGGTCTGTGCGGAGCAGTATACTTCTTTGGACCGGGAGAAGCGACGGGCACCTCGGAGAAAATTTCTGATGATGATATGAAAGCGTCCCTCACTTCCAAAGGGTATGTCATCCATTCTGAAAAGGAATGGGAAGATCAAATTGCTGAAGCGGAGTCCATTAAAGAACAAATGGATGCGGCAAAAGAAAAAGAAGCAGAAAAAGAACCAACAGAAAAAATCGTATACCGCACAGTGTTGCAAGTGTCTAAAGGTTCGACTAGCATCGATGTGGGGAAAAACCTACAAAAGGCAAAAGTCATTAAAAATGCAAATGCATTTTCTGACGAGGTTGAAAAGAAAGGCAAAGCCAACGGTTTACGCCCTGGAACATATGAGGTGGATAGTAAAATGTCAACAGAAAAAATCATATCCATCATATTCAAATGA
- a CDS encoding MerR family transcriptional regulator translates to MNHTRGGTFYIKDVSAVTGLSKQVIRKWEERYDIIQPVRHENGYRLYSKEDINTLLTIKSLQKKGFSIKQAANFAKEGLLTEEKAEVQSNSAFNPDLNDYVIRLIEKGYTCNELDLLVVLKQAYHFYGLEKFLTTVVSPFLIEVGDRWESGEWDEYQESVSSMVVKDFLVQIRRNFQYADKASLVLGACLPHEHHEIPVHYILLRFMLRGWKTTLIGASPAPGSIQSLVTRLKPRKVLLSASTTLPFEKDPDLLKTLDSFAAENKTIEFYLGGAGAMLYTKDKTINNICVTNSIEDILSLKQ, encoded by the coding sequence ATGAATCATACTCGTGGTGGTACGTTTTATATAAAAGATGTTTCAGCTGTTACAGGACTTTCCAAACAAGTTATCCGAAAATGGGAAGAAAGGTATGACATCATACAACCTGTCCGCCATGAGAATGGATACCGACTTTACAGCAAGGAAGATATCAACACTCTTTTAACTATAAAATCGCTTCAAAAAAAGGGATTCTCCATTAAACAAGCAGCTAATTTCGCAAAAGAGGGGCTACTTACGGAGGAAAAAGCAGAGGTACAGTCCAATAGTGCTTTTAACCCAGATTTAAATGATTATGTGATTCGGTTGATTGAAAAAGGGTACACGTGTAATGAATTGGATTTACTTGTAGTTTTAAAACAGGCTTACCACTTTTACGGTTTAGAAAAATTCCTAACAACCGTCGTTTCCCCTTTTTTAATAGAAGTCGGTGATAGGTGGGAAAGCGGTGAATGGGATGAATATCAGGAATCTGTCTCAAGCATGGTAGTGAAGGATTTTCTTGTCCAAATACGCCGTAACTTTCAATACGCGGATAAAGCGTCATTAGTTTTAGGCGCATGCCTTCCACATGAACATCATGAGATACCTGTACACTATATTTTGTTACGCTTCATGTTAAGAGGCTGGAAAACGACCCTGATAGGTGCTTCACCGGCTCCTGGATCCATTCAATCATTAGTTACAAGATTGAAACCCAGAAAAGTGCTGCTATCTGCTTCGACGACACTTCCATTCGAAAAGGATCCTGATTTACTTAAAACCCTTGATTCATTCGCTGCTGAAAATAAAACAATCGAGTTTTATTTAGGTGGAGCTGGTGCGATGCTATACACTAAAGATAAAACGATCAACAACATATGTGTTACCAACAGCATTGAAGATATCCTGTCTTTGAAGCAATAG
- a CDS encoding response regulator transcription factor, whose amino-acid sequence MKKILLIEDDVSIAELQRDYLEIDDFIVNIQHTGDAGLQQALQKNYDLIILDIMLPGVNGFEICKQIRAARDIPILIVSAKKEDIDKIRGLGLGADDYITKPFSPSELVARVKAHLARYDRLAGNQSKMNTVFVHGISIDKASRKVQIHGSEVPFTTKEFDLLLFLVMHPNQVLSKEQLYESNWGMESAADVSTVTVHIRKLREKIERDPAHPKYLETVWGAGYRFNV is encoded by the coding sequence ATGAAAAAAATATTACTTATTGAAGATGATGTCAGCATTGCTGAACTGCAGCGGGATTATTTAGAGATTGATGATTTTATAGTCAACATTCAACATACTGGTGATGCAGGACTTCAGCAGGCCCTTCAAAAAAACTATGATCTGATTATTCTCGACATCATGCTTCCCGGCGTGAATGGATTTGAGATATGCAAGCAAATACGTGCTGCCAGGGATATACCGATATTGATCGTGTCAGCCAAGAAGGAGGATATCGATAAAATTCGAGGACTTGGCTTAGGGGCTGACGATTATATCACGAAGCCCTTTAGCCCAAGTGAATTGGTTGCCAGGGTGAAAGCGCATTTAGCCCGCTATGATCGTTTGGCAGGGAATCAATCCAAAATGAATACTGTTTTCGTTCATGGTATTTCGATAGATAAGGCTTCGCGTAAAGTTCAAATCCATGGCAGTGAAGTGCCCTTCACGACAAAGGAATTCGATTTGTTACTGTTTCTTGTGATGCACCCGAACCAAGTGTTGAGCAAAGAACAACTATATGAAAGTAATTGGGGAATGGAGTCGGCCGCTGATGTCTCGACTGTGACCGTTCATATTAGAAAATTACGTGAAAAAATCGAAAGAGACCCAGCACATCCTAAATACCTGGAAACGGTTTGGGGTGCCGGGTATCGATTCAATGTATAG
- a CDS encoding ankyrin repeat domain-containing protein, with product MWKWMVVMVGCLFLLQACAPDSKKQLRKMGDEEIELNEQLFQAAKKEDTETISKLIEGGTDIDSQDSKGRTALMIATYHNDLKTAKILIAAGADVNIQDNLKNNPFLYAGAEGYLEILKATIDAGADPAMTNRYGGTALIPASEHGYVHVINELLTQTDIDINHVNNLGWTALLEAILLNDGGERQQETVQLLLDHGADVNLADHEKVTPLQHARMKGFKDIEQILMKKGAQ from the coding sequence ATGTGGAAGTGGATGGTTGTAATGGTGGGATGTCTTTTCTTGCTTCAAGCATGTGCGCCTGATTCCAAGAAGCAATTGAGAAAAATGGGGGATGAAGAGATTGAATTGAATGAACAACTTTTTCAAGCTGCAAAAAAGGAAGATACGGAAACGATAAGTAAGTTGATAGAGGGCGGAACTGATATCGATTCTCAGGATTCAAAGGGGAGGACAGCCCTTATGATCGCTACTTATCATAATGATCTTAAGACGGCAAAAATTCTAATCGCAGCAGGTGCAGACGTCAACATCCAAGATAATCTGAAAAACAATCCTTTCTTATATGCTGGTGCAGAAGGGTATCTAGAAATCCTCAAGGCTACGATTGATGCAGGTGCAGACCCTGCGATGACCAACCGATATGGAGGAACGGCATTGATTCCTGCTTCCGAACATGGGTATGTCCACGTGATCAATGAGCTTTTGACACAAACTGATATTGATATAAATCATGTCAATAACCTAGGTTGGACGGCATTATTGGAGGCGATTCTTTTGAATGATGGAGGGGAACGGCAACAGGAAACCGTGCAATTGCTGTTAGATCATGGGGCTGATGTGAATTTAGCCGATCATGAAAAAGTGACCCCATTACAGCACGCCCGAATGAAAGGCTTTAAGGACATTGAACAAATATTGATGAAAAAAGGAGCGCAATGA
- a CDS encoding phytoene desaturase family protein translates to MTEANKTVVIIGGGLGGLSAAISMAQSGYKVSLYEKNGHLGGKLNRLEQDGFGFDLGPSILTMPQIFQTLFVKSGRDMADYIPTIRLKNEWRSFFPDDSIIDLYGDLTLMLQENSCLSEKDIEEYKHFLDYARRIYEVTEEGYFDKGLDSTMEIFKQHGLLESFKGFDLFSTMYDAIRKRISNQKLRDMLAYFIKYVGSSPYDAPAVLNMMIYMQHAQGVWYVPGGMHRIAQGMVKLATELGVELYTGKAVKKLIRKGPSREIIAAELNDGSRKTADYFISNMEVIPAYEKLLDEKPKFIKKLEKRFEPSSSGLILHLGVRKTYPQLSHHNFFFSNNLHEQMNKVFRDHELPDDPTIYVVNVNKTDPSQALPGHENIKILPHIPYIQDKPFTQDDYIKLRERVLTKLEKMGLTDLRQNIVTEDMWTPHDIETMYGSHRGSIYGTVSHRTKNRGFKHGKQSERYDNLYFVGGTVNPGGGMPMVTLSGQQVRDKIVQKDSAQG, encoded by the coding sequence ATGACCGAAGCCAATAAAACGGTTGTCATTATTGGAGGCGGGCTGGGAGGACTTTCAGCCGCAATATCCATGGCCCAAAGTGGTTATAAGGTTTCACTTTATGAAAAGAACGGCCATCTTGGAGGTAAATTGAATCGACTGGAACAGGATGGCTTTGGTTTCGACCTTGGCCCGTCGATTTTGACCATGCCTCAAATATTCCAAACATTGTTTGTAAAAAGCGGCCGCGATATGGCTGACTATATCCCTACCATTCGATTAAAAAATGAATGGCGTTCCTTCTTTCCGGACGATTCGATCATAGATCTCTATGGAGATTTGACTTTGATGCTGCAGGAAAACTCTTGTTTGAGCGAAAAGGACATAGAGGAATACAAACATTTTTTAGACTATGCCCGCCGGATATATGAGGTGACCGAAGAAGGATACTTTGATAAGGGCTTAGATTCGACGATGGAAATCTTTAAACAGCATGGTTTGTTAGAATCCTTTAAAGGCTTTGATCTTTTTTCAACGATGTATGATGCCATCAGGAAACGAATCAGCAATCAAAAGCTCCGGGATATGCTCGCTTATTTTATTAAATATGTAGGGTCTTCTCCATATGATGCACCTGCCGTTCTTAATATGATGATCTATATGCAGCATGCTCAAGGTGTTTGGTACGTCCCTGGTGGGATGCATCGAATCGCTCAAGGTATGGTCAAACTTGCAACTGAATTAGGTGTGGAATTATATACTGGAAAAGCGGTCAAAAAACTCATCAGGAAAGGACCTTCAAGGGAAATCATAGCAGCAGAGCTGAATGATGGATCGAGGAAAACAGCAGATTATTTTATCTCCAACATGGAAGTGATTCCAGCTTATGAAAAGTTATTGGATGAAAAACCGAAATTCATCAAAAAGCTTGAAAAACGTTTTGAGCCATCCAGTTCTGGGCTAATCCTGCACTTAGGTGTACGCAAAACATACCCTCAGCTGTCACATCATAACTTTTTCTTTTCTAATAACTTACACGAACAAATGAATAAAGTATTCCGTGACCATGAACTGCCCGATGATCCAACCATATATGTGGTCAATGTGAACAAAACAGATCCATCCCAGGCACTTCCTGGACATGAAAATATTAAAATACTTCCACATATCCCTTATATTCAAGATAAACCATTCACTCAGGATGATTACATAAAGCTTCGTGAACGTGTATTAACGAAATTGGAGAAAATGGGCTTGACGGATTTGCGTCAAAATATTGTTACGGAAGACATGTGGACGCCACATGATATTGAAACAATGTATGGATCACATCGCGGATCCATTTATGGCACAGTCTCCCACCGTACGAAAAACCGTGGATTCAAGCATGGAAAGCAAAGTGAACGATACGATAATCTCTACTTCGTGGGGGGGACCGTTAATCCTGGCGGTGGAATGCCCATGGTAACGTTAAGCGGCCAGCAAGTACGGGATAAAATCGTGCAAAAGGATTCCGCTCAAGGCTAA
- a CDS encoding phytoene/squalene synthase family protein, with protein sequence MRLTDQTQLDKDYRYCEDIIKQNSKSFYFAFLGLPKEKANAVYAIYAFCRIADDSVDLGGHRSEKINALNRIKQELSLFQANKEMDQPLWRALRDVFTRYEMDIQPFFDQLNGQRRDIDFTIPQTMGEVEEYSYYVAGTVGLMLLPIIASESKQDLTQQAISLGVAMQITNILRDVGEDYRKNDRIYLPLSEMKSESYTEEDIKKAIISIGFIRIWEKMARRAEELFDEFQEGVHYFDKDSQFQVLLSARLYRGILNAVRDNKYDCLLKRNFISPEEMEQIQQETKVLTV encoded by the coding sequence ATGAGATTGACTGATCAAACACAATTGGACAAAGATTATCGGTATTGTGAGGACATCATCAAGCAGAATTCTAAAAGTTTCTATTTTGCTTTTTTAGGATTACCGAAGGAGAAAGCAAACGCCGTTTATGCCATCTATGCTTTTTGCAGGATTGCAGATGATAGTGTTGACTTGGGGGGGCACAGGTCAGAAAAAATCAACGCTTTAAACCGTATAAAACAGGAGTTGAGCTTGTTCCAGGCAAATAAGGAAATGGACCAGCCACTTTGGAGAGCTTTAAGAGATGTGTTTACCCGTTATGAAATGGATATTCAGCCTTTCTTTGATCAGCTGAATGGTCAGAGGAGGGACATTGATTTCACAATTCCTCAAACAATGGGGGAGGTAGAAGAATATAGCTATTATGTTGCAGGGACGGTTGGTTTAATGCTCTTGCCCATCATTGCTTCAGAATCAAAACAAGACCTCACTCAGCAAGCGATATCTCTTGGCGTGGCTATGCAAATTACTAATATATTAAGGGACGTCGGGGAGGACTATAGAAAAAATGATCGAATTTACTTGCCGTTGTCCGAGATGAAATCGGAGTCGTACACTGAGGAGGATATCAAAAAAGCCATAATCAGTATCGGCTTCATCAGGATTTGGGAAAAGATGGCCCGTCGTGCCGAAGAGTTGTTTGATGAATTTCAAGAAGGCGTCCATTATTTTGATAAAGACAGCCAATTCCAGGTTTTGCTATCGGCACGTCTTTATCGTGGAATCTTAAACGCCGTTAGGGATAATAAATATGACTGCCTTTTGAAGAGGAACTTTATATCTCCAGAAGAAATGGAGCAAATTCAACAAGAAACCAAGGTTTTAACTGTGTGA
- the speB gene encoding agmatinase: MKYPLSPDVKPEFCTTGSFMRLPSSRENAKLAVVGLPFDTAASFRVGARFAPQAVRQASMTLFPYHPIHKVFPFDECNAIDIGDVSVIPHNIHRSYELIETAMAELMKTGIIPIGIGGDHSVTLANLRAAAKIHGPVALLHFDSHTDTWDTYYEEKYWHGSPFIRAYEEGLLQTDKVFQIGIRGTLNHPGDIDSSTDLGYTVITTPQLKERGIMDVVKEVKKTIGDTPCFLSFDIDFVDPSCAPGTGTLEVGGLSSFETLELIRSLHGFNFIGFDLVEVLPPYDPTQITSLLAATIIHDFASLVALKLRADQEIPVENSQKS, from the coding sequence ATGAAATATCCTTTATCACCGGATGTAAAACCGGAGTTTTGTACCACTGGATCATTTATGCGCTTACCTTCTTCAAGAGAAAATGCCAAATTGGCAGTGGTTGGCCTGCCTTTTGATACAGCCGCTTCATTCAGGGTAGGAGCAAGGTTCGCTCCACAGGCTGTCCGTCAGGCATCCATGACTTTATTCCCGTATCATCCCATTCACAAAGTATTTCCATTTGACGAGTGTAACGCCATTGATATTGGGGATGTTTCAGTGATTCCCCATAATATCCACCGAAGCTATGAATTGATAGAAACGGCAATGGCAGAATTGATGAAAACAGGAATCATCCCAATCGGTATTGGAGGAGATCACTCCGTTACATTGGCCAATTTAAGAGCTGCCGCAAAAATTCATGGACCAGTTGCACTTCTCCATTTTGATTCACATACAGACACATGGGATACGTATTATGAAGAGAAATATTGGCATGGTTCACCGTTCATCCGTGCATATGAGGAGGGATTGCTTCAAACCGATAAAGTTTTCCAAATTGGAATTAGAGGGACGCTCAATCATCCCGGGGATATTGATTCCAGTACAGATTTGGGCTATACCGTGATAACCACGCCTCAGCTGAAGGAAAGAGGGATTATGGATGTCGTGAAGGAAGTCAAAAAGACCATAGGGGATACACCATGTTTCTTGAGCTTCGATATCGATTTCGTTGATCCCTCGTGCGCTCCTGGAACGGGTACGTTGGAGGTCGGTGGATTGAGTAGCTTTGAAACGCTGGAGCTGATTCGCTCCCTGCACGGATTCAACTTCATCGGCTTCGACCTGGTTGAGGTTCTCCCACCCTATGACCCAACCCAAATCACCTCCTTATTGGCGGCCACCATCATTCATGACTTTGCCAGTTTAGTAGCCCTGAAATTAAGGGCAGATCAAGAAATACCAGTAGAAAATAGTCAAAAAAGCTAA
- a CDS encoding DUF5392 family protein: protein MNIKLTNIPSFMQAELDQLQENLSPMLKKSMKYGLLSTAMIGFSVINLFFLFFNNESLSISNIALGIYALIGAIGFALLKENKHNQKEIAKMSRTYMLDRMKKSRYVTEARKSNYYKKVNEQPLYAMNVFFEFLAEEQQRKDQSFHNEF, encoded by the coding sequence ATGAATATAAAACTAACGAATATCCCGAGTTTCATGCAGGCAGAACTTGACCAGCTTCAGGAAAATCTATCTCCTATGTTGAAGAAAAGCATGAAATACGGCTTGCTATCGACTGCGATGATCGGGTTTTCCGTCATCAATCTTTTTTTCTTATTCTTTAACAACGAGTCCTTATCGATCTCGAATATAGCACTTGGAATCTATGCATTGATTGGCGCTATCGGATTTGCTCTATTGAAGGAAAATAAGCATAACCAAAAAGAAATTGCTAAAATGAGCCGGACCTATATGTTGGACAGGATGAAAAAAAGCCGCTATGTAACGGAGGCGCGAAAAAGCAATTACTATAAAAAGGTGAATGAGCAGCCTCTATATGCCATGAATGTTTTTTTCGAGTTTCTAGCGGAAGAACAGCAGCGGAAGGACCAATCCTTCCATAACGAATTTTAA
- a CDS encoding general stress protein: protein MDKRFIAIYENEKQATEAVGNLKQQGYTSEQISIIAKNIDKLPNEAEEVSPTKTDGLVAGAAAGGAVGLTGLLIGMSALAVPGIGPILAAGPIFATFGGAAAGAASGAGGLRKPLLDMGLEEEEVDQYVEDIKAGKILVIADLVLSE, encoded by the coding sequence ATGGACAAGAGGTTTATCGCAATATATGAAAATGAAAAACAAGCGACTGAAGCAGTAGGGAATTTAAAGCAACAAGGATATACTTCGGAACAAATATCCATCATAGCAAAGAACATTGACAAATTGCCTAATGAAGCGGAAGAAGTCAGCCCGACAAAGACTGATGGATTGGTAGCCGGTGCAGCAGCTGGCGGTGCTGTCGGCTTGACGGGGCTATTGATTGGGATGAGTGCATTAGCCGTACCGGGAATAGGACCCATCCTGGCAGCTGGGCCGATATTTGCAACGTTTGGCGGAGCGGCAGCTGGAGCAGCCTCAGGAGCAGGCGGCTTGAGGAAACCGCTATTGGATATGGGATTAGAGGAAGAAGAAGTCGATCAATACGTGGAAGATATCAAGGCAGGAAAAATCCTTGTCATTGCAGACCTCGTACTAAGTGAATGA
- a CDS encoding phytoene desaturase family protein, producing MVNKKKVIVVGAGVAGLASAIRLQHAGYQVEIFEKESMPGGKMHRIEKDGYKFDLGPSIVMMPELYQEIFELAGRNPDDYIPMEKLDPMYSVFFGSEPEDAYEISSDLVDLMKTLEKISDEDAEGFLKYLQKIYERFVVAKNHFIQRPFRHASDFYNPFMIRQALKLKTFDNADHFIGKYVKNERLKQMISFQTLYIGVSPYNGPSLYTIIPMIELLYGVWFIKGGMYTMAQSMERLFLELGGNVHYNVSVQEILIENQQALGIKVDDKDIYSDYVLCNADFPYAMKNLVKDTKSKGKYTDKKIDSMKYSCSCFIMYLGMDRKYESLKTIHNFVFSEGLEKNLTDIFDGRILDDPSFYVYLGSKLDPSLAPEGKDGIYILVPVSDLSTSEYEWNDETISYYRSKVFESLKKVEGLENIENEIVSESYMTPPDFESKFNAYNGACFGLRPNLAQSNHLRPQSKAKKCENLYFTGSSTHPGAGVPIVLLSAKIATEELILDDHGSKQVLHAGNN from the coding sequence ATGGTAAATAAAAAGAAAGTAATCGTTGTGGGAGCGGGTGTAGCTGGATTGGCAAGTGCAATCCGATTGCAGCATGCAGGGTATCAAGTAGAAATATTCGAAAAAGAATCGATGCCCGGTGGGAAAATGCACAGAATTGAAAAGGATGGCTACAAATTCGACTTAGGACCAAGCATCGTCATGATGCCTGAGCTTTACCAGGAAATTTTTGAACTGGCAGGCCGTAATCCTGATGACTATATTCCAATGGAGAAATTAGATCCGATGTATTCCGTTTTCTTTGGAAGCGAACCGGAAGATGCATATGAAATCTCTTCAGACTTAGTGGATTTAATGAAGACCTTGGAGAAAATTAGCGACGAAGATGCAGAAGGTTTCTTGAAGTATCTTCAAAAAATCTATGAACGGTTTGTTGTTGCAAAAAATCATTTTATTCAACGGCCGTTCCGACACGCGTCTGATTTCTATAACCCATTCATGATTCGTCAAGCATTGAAATTGAAGACTTTCGATAATGCCGATCATTTTATCGGGAAATATGTGAAGAATGAACGCCTTAAGCAGATGATTAGTTTTCAAACCTTATACATAGGTGTATCTCCATACAATGGACCTTCCTTATATACCATTATCCCGATGATCGAATTACTCTATGGCGTTTGGTTCATCAAAGGTGGAATGTATACGATGGCCCAGTCCATGGAACGACTGTTTTTAGAGTTAGGCGGCAATGTGCACTATAACGTGAGTGTTCAAGAAATCCTGATTGAAAATCAGCAAGCCCTTGGCATTAAAGTGGATGATAAAGATATTTATTCCGACTACGTACTTTGTAATGCAGATTTTCCATATGCGATGAAAAATCTGGTCAAAGACACGAAATCGAAAGGCAAGTATACCGATAAAAAAATTGACAGCATGAAGTATTCCTGTTCGTGTTTCATTATGTATTTGGGAATGGATCGGAAATATGAATCGCTGAAAACGATCCATAATTTTGTATTTAGCGAAGGGTTAGAGAAGAACTTAACAGACATTTTTGATGGACGGATTTTAGATGACCCATCCTTTTATGTTTATCTCGGCTCAAAGCTTGATCCTTCATTGGCTCCAGAAGGAAAAGATGGGATTTACATTTTGGTGCCTGTATCTGATTTGTCCACCTCGGAATACGAATGGAATGATGAGACGATAAGCTATTACCGTTCAAAAGTGTTCGAATCTCTTAAAAAAGTAGAAGGCCTTGAAAATATTGAAAATGAAATTGTTTCGGAATCCTATATGACACCGCCTGATTTTGAATCAAAATTCAATGCCTATAACGGTGCCTGCTTCGGCTTACGTCCTAACCTGGCACAAAGTAATCATCTTCGCCCACAGAGTAAAGCTAAAAAATGTGAAAATCTATATTTTACTGGAAGCAGCACTCACCCTGGTGCCGGAGTCCCCATCGTATTACTTTCAGCTAAAATCGCTACAGAAGAATTGATTTTGGATGATCATGGCAGTAAGCAGGTATTACATGCAGGTAATAATTAG
- a CDS encoding sensor histidine kinase produces MSIKTRFLLSYVGVILFSIALLLVAGFLIIFAITGDANAIENFYKKSYVQKPLTTVEETAFLDLKLLAKNKPEQLLKENQLKEIKQKGIDIVVRKDSKIEFTSLSFNKQVLGRSLPGFEATNINTRDTIKFDDFFYTYVKFDFYFSDKSQGSIFVLRKASSSAELARELFPILFGLLLFLFIMIIGLLNYLVSRSIIKPISLLKEGANRIKSGDLNFEIKAVSNDEIGQMNRTFDEMRIKLKESVKIQLQYEENRKELLSNISHDLKTPITSIIGYVEGIQDGVANTPQKMEKYLSTIHIKAKDLDSLIDELFLFSKLDLNKEPFTFENVELNQFISDYVEEIQLDFLQKGTQIEWNQLDEPIFVTADREKLRRVLANLISNCMKYAERDEVNISISLHEGQEDAVVKVTDNGQGIDPASLPFIFDRFYRAEQSRNSQTGGSGLGLAIANQIIREHQGDIWATSEKGKGTSVFFTLKKGEQK; encoded by the coding sequence ATGTCAATTAAAACGAGGTTTCTCTTATCTTACGTCGGGGTGATCCTATTCTCCATCGCTTTGTTATTGGTCGCTGGGTTTTTAATTATTTTTGCAATAACTGGCGATGCAAACGCCATCGAAAATTTTTACAAAAAATCTTATGTCCAGAAACCATTGACAACTGTTGAGGAAACGGCATTTCTCGATTTGAAGCTCTTGGCTAAAAATAAACCTGAACAGCTTTTGAAAGAAAATCAATTGAAGGAAATTAAACAGAAGGGCATCGACATCGTCGTCAGAAAAGATTCGAAGATCGAGTTTACGTCGCTCTCCTTTAATAAGCAGGTACTTGGCAGGTCCCTTCCAGGGTTTGAAGCAACGAACATCAATACGAGGGATACGATTAAGTTTGATGACTTTTTTTATACGTATGTAAAGTTTGATTTTTATTTTTCTGATAAAAGCCAAGGAAGTATATTTGTGTTGCGAAAGGCGAGTTCCTCTGCCGAGCTGGCTCGGGAGTTATTTCCTATTTTATTCGGGCTGTTACTATTTCTATTCATTATGATCATCGGGCTGTTAAACTATTTAGTTTCAAGAAGCATCATCAAACCGATTTCGCTTCTTAAGGAAGGAGCTAATCGGATTAAATCAGGTGATTTAAACTTTGAAATAAAAGCTGTTTCCAATGATGAAATCGGACAAATGAATCGGACCTTCGATGAAATGAGGATAAAATTAAAAGAGTCCGTCAAGATCCAGCTTCAATATGAAGAAAACAGGAAAGAACTCCTATCAAATATTTCGCATGATCTGAAAACACCGATTACTTCGATCATCGGATATGTTGAGGGGATACAGGATGGTGTAGCCAATACCCCGCAAAAAATGGAAAAATACTTATCGACTATCCATATAAAGGCGAAAGACCTGGATTCTTTGATCGATGAATTATTCCTATTTTCCAAGCTGGATTTAAATAAAGAACCATTCACTTTTGAAAATGTCGAACTGAATCAATTTATCAGTGACTATGTGGAAGAAATTCAATTGGATTTCCTTCAAAAGGGGACACAAATTGAATGGAATCAATTGGATGAACCAATATTCGTGACAGCGGATAGGGAAAAATTAAGGCGAGTATTGGCTAATTTAATCAGTAATTGCATGAAATATGCGGAGAGGGATGAAGTGAACATTTCCATTAGTTTGCATGAAGGACAGGAAGATGCAGTTGTAAAGGTTACGGATAACGGGCAAGGAATAGATCCTGCTTCCCTCCCTTTCATTTTTGACCGTTTTTACCGAGCAGAACAATCGAGGAATTCCCAGACTGGTGGAAGTGGCTTAGGGCTTGCGATTGCCAACCAAATTATACGAGAGCATCAAGGGGATATTTGGGCTACAAGCGAGAAAGGAAAAGGCACAAGTGTCTTCTTTACCTTAAAGAAAGGTGAGCAGAAATGA